The following are from one region of the Mixophyes fleayi isolate aMixFle1 chromosome 7, aMixFle1.hap1, whole genome shotgun sequence genome:
- the LOC142097459 gene encoding hexosaminidase D-like codes for MSSRIRIHLLRLGVLVIVVLALMKYLSKSSPPQVNMAVRQEKNVDFFWGENEEPRIDPIIKDLAPEPPREDEVEALPEKKEGEKKGSAKDFSHIQMQLVHLDLKGAPPKISYYEQIFPLLSKLGANGLLIEYEDMFPFTGELEVLKSPYAYSEADIAKILHLAEINKLEVVPLVQTFGHMEYVLKHDKYRSLREVDRYPNSLNPHSAETLPLLKLILTQILEKHPTSSWVHIGSDEVYHLGDGQDSKSWLNSNKGDLGKMFLGHLKNVVGFLHTRYPDKDQLMWDDMLRKLSTESIQASGIQQHISPVLWLYNSNFNFKQIDLFISKYEKSGFSKIWFASAFKGASSPTQMWTPINLHMKNHEQWKKVIDGMKKFPKIHYSGMALTGWQRYDHYSALCELLPVGIPSLAVCLQTLKYGQFTEKSKKETAHILGFSSINVEKNICEGTGAFPGAEIYNMVKKVHNELNQKVHNIMQDSDIGGWFSRYHRKHKFGNPNKMEIFSDKVLKGNEEWEIHIQALRSQLDAMYFPDTVEEWMEENVNPLMDSLREMAKDFQEILALNARPKAIGKK; via the exons TCCTCCTCAGGTTAATATGGCGGTCAGACAAGAGAAGAACGTTGACTTTTTCTGGGGTGAGAATGAGGAACCTAGAATAGACCCTATTATCAAGGACCTCGCTCCTGAGCCGCCCCGTGAGGACGAAGTTGAGGCTCTGCCAGAGAAAAAGGAAGGAGAGAAGAAGGGTTCGGCCAAAGATTTTAGTCATATTCAGATGCAATTAGTTCACCTTGATCTCAAAGGAGCTCCACCAAAGATTTCCTACTATGAACAG ATATTTCCGCTTCTGTCCAAACTGGGTGCCAATGGACTGCTAATTGAATATGAGGACATGTTTCCATTTACCGGAGAGCTAGAGGTCCTGAAGTCACCGTATGCCTACAG CGAAGCTGACATTGCGAAGATCTTACACCTTGCCGAAATAAATAAGCTGGAAGTGGTGCCACTAGTACAGACGTTTGGACACATGGAG TATGTTCTAAAGCACGACAAGTACAGAAGCTTGAGGGAGGTGGACCGTTACCCCAACAGCCTGAACCCTCACTCCGCAGAGACCCTACCACTTCTGAAACTGATCCTGACGCAGATTCTAGAGAAGCACCCAACGAGTAGCTGGGTCCACATCGGGTCCGATGAG GTTTACCATCTGGGAGATGGGCAAGATTCCAAGTCCTGGCTGAACAGTAACAAAGGAGATCTGGGCAAAATGTTCCTTGGTCACTTAAAGAATGTGGTCGGCTTCTTACACACTCGGTACCCTGATAAAGACCAGCTTATGTGGGATGATATGCTCAGAAAACTCAGCACAGAGAGCATCCAGG CCTCCGGGATCCAGCAGCACATATCACCCGTTCTGTGGCTGTACAATTCAAATTTTAATTTCAAACAAATCG ACTTGTTCATTTCTAAATATGAGAAAAGTGGATTTTCAAAAATCTGGTTCGCCAGTGCTTTCAAAGGGGCTTCGAGCCCTACCCAGATGTGGACCCCTATAAATCTACACATGAAGAACCACGAGCAGTGGAAGAAGGTCATCGACGGGATGAAAAAGTTTCCCAAAATCCACTACAGTGGCATGGCGCTGACTGGGTGGCAGAG GTACGACCATTACTCTGCTCTCTGTGAGCTGCTGCCAGTAGGTATCCCGTCCCTGGCTGTGTGTCTGCAAACTCTCAAGTATG GGCAATTCACTGAGAAATCCAAGAAGGAGACCGCTCACATACTGGGGTTCAGCAGCATCAATGTGGAGAAAAACATTTG TGAGGGGACTGGTGCTTTTCCAGGAGCCGAAATTTACAACATGGTGAAAAAAGTCCACAACGAATTGAATCAGAAGGTGCATAACATCATGCAGGATAG TGACATTGGCGGCTGGTTCTCACGTTATCATAGGAAGCACAAGTTTGGGAATCCGAATAAAATGGAGATTTTCAGCGACAAAGTATTAAA AGGCAATGAAGAGTGGGAGATTCACATACAGGCCCTCCGTTCCCAGCTGGATGCCATGTACTTCCCAGACACAGTGGAGGAATGGATGGAAGAGAATGTAAATCCCCTCATGGACTCTCTACGAGAAATGGCAAAAGATTTCCAGGAGATCCTGGCACTCAACGCCCGGCCGAAGGCCATAGGGAAAAAGTGA